The following are from one region of the Simiduia agarivorans SA1 = DSM 21679 genome:
- the pepP gene encoding Xaa-Pro aminopeptidase: MGISKAEFARRRKTLMGMMEPNSIAIVPTARPKTRSRDTEYPFRPDSNFWYLTGFTEPEAVLVLLPGRSHGEFVLFCRERNPEKEIWDGVRAGPEGVIDSLGADDAFPIDDIDDILPGLIEGRDRVYYAMGRDALFDRRVMNWVNRIRENIGQGAVPPGEFLDLDHLLHDMRLYKSAAEIRLIRTACEISADAHLRAMAACTPGMMEYQLEAELVYEFTRRGARAPAYPSIVGGGDNACILHYIDNNSSLRSGDLVLIDAGCEYQGYAADITRTFPVSGAFSPPQRALYELVLAVQEAAIATLKPGGHWNQAHEVSVRVMTEGLVALGLLEGEPAALIESGAYKAFYMHRIGHWLGMDVHDVGDYRVGDQWRVLEPGMVLTVEPGLYISPQDERVAKKWRGLAIRIEDDVLITRDGCEILSGGVPKTCDAIEAHMARARNRKKGTAQESLW, from the coding sequence ATGGGCATCAGCAAAGCGGAATTTGCGCGCCGGCGAAAAACCCTGATGGGCATGATGGAGCCCAACAGTATCGCCATTGTGCCCACCGCGCGGCCGAAAACCCGCTCGCGCGATACCGAATACCCTTTCCGCCCCGACAGCAATTTCTGGTACCTCACCGGCTTTACCGAGCCCGAGGCGGTGTTGGTGTTGCTGCCTGGCCGCAGCCACGGCGAATTTGTGCTGTTCTGCCGCGAGCGCAATCCGGAAAAAGAAATCTGGGACGGCGTGCGTGCCGGGCCTGAAGGTGTGATTGATAGCCTCGGTGCCGATGATGCGTTCCCGATCGACGATATCGACGACATTCTGCCGGGCCTGATTGAAGGCCGCGATCGGGTTTATTACGCCATGGGGCGCGATGCGCTGTTTGATCGCCGGGTGATGAACTGGGTCAACCGCATCCGCGAGAATATCGGCCAGGGCGCTGTGCCCCCGGGCGAATTTCTCGATCTGGATCACCTGCTGCACGACATGCGCTTGTACAAAAGCGCGGCGGAAATCCGCCTGATCCGCACTGCCTGCGAAATATCTGCCGATGCCCACCTGCGCGCCATGGCGGCATGCACGCCCGGTATGATGGAATATCAGCTGGAAGCGGAATTGGTGTACGAATTCACCCGCCGCGGCGCGCGGGCGCCGGCCTACCCGAGCATTGTGGGTGGTGGCGACAACGCCTGTATTCTGCATTACATCGATAACAACAGCAGCCTGCGCAGCGGCGATCTGGTGCTGATCGACGCCGGTTGCGAATACCAGGGCTACGCGGCCGACATTACCCGCACGTTTCCCGTCAGTGGCGCTTTCAGCCCACCGCAACGCGCACTCTATGAGCTGGTGTTGGCAGTTCAGGAGGCGGCGATTGCAACACTTAAACCCGGCGGCCATTGGAACCAAGCGCACGAAGTGTCGGTGCGGGTCATGACCGAAGGCCTGGTTGCCCTCGGCTTGCTGGAGGGTGAACCGGCGGCGCTGATTGAAAGCGGTGCCTACAAAGCGTTTTATATGCACCGTATCGGTCACTGGCTGGGCATGGACGTGCACGATGTGGGCGATTACCGGGTGGGCGATCAGTGGCGGGTACTGGAGCCCGGCATGGTCCTGACCGTGGAGCCCGGTCTTTACATCAGCCCGCAGGATGAGCGGGTGGCGAAAAAATGGCGTGGGCTGGCGATCCGCATTGAGGACGACGTACTGATTACCCGCGATGGCTGTGAAATTTTGTCCGGCGGCGTGCCGAAAACCTGCGACGCCATCGAAGCGCACATGGCGCGCGCGCGCAACCGGAAAAAAGGCACAGCGCAGGAAAGCCTGTGGTAA
- a CDS encoding UPF0149 family protein: MSDVPAPAMPGFDGFADQLLVAKSLASPTDLQGVLCGRLCGSKGLNQAQWHDLARLLMDLETLPTDLVAQLDALHAATLGQLAGEGFDFDLLLPDDHIELAMRVQSLASFCSSFMHGLGGAGIKGDTQFSAEAAEALRDLAAIAQMEADTESDEASFMEVAEYVRMAVLTLYMELAPRKDVH; encoded by the coding sequence ATGTCTGATGTACCCGCCCCCGCCATGCCCGGTTTTGACGGTTTTGCCGATCAGTTGCTGGTGGCTAAATCCCTGGCCAGCCCGACCGATCTGCAGGGTGTGTTGTGTGGTCGGCTGTGCGGTTCGAAGGGCCTGAATCAGGCCCAATGGCACGACCTGGCCAGGTTGTTGATGGATCTTGAAACGCTGCCCACGGATCTGGTCGCGCAGCTGGACGCGCTGCACGCGGCGACGCTTGGCCAGTTGGCCGGTGAAGGCTTCGACTTTGATTTACTGTTGCCGGATGACCACATTGAACTGGCCATGCGGGTGCAAAGCCTGGCCAGTTTTTGTTCCAGTTTTATGCATGGCCTGGGCGGCGCCGGCATTAAAGGCGATACTCAGTTTTCAGCCGAAGCGGCCGAAGCCCTGCGCGATCTGGCGGCCATTGCCCAGATGGAAGCCGATACCGAATCCGACGAAGCGTCATTCATGGAAGTGGCCGAATATGTGCGCATGGCGGTACTGACACTGTACATGGAACTGGCACCACGCAAAGACGTGCATTAA